From Candidatus Manganitrophus morganii, the proteins below share one genomic window:
- a CDS encoding sulfite exporter TauE/SafE family protein, which produces MNPIDISSIVLISITLIAAVVNGALGYGFSSITVPVALIFYTNRILNPALVLIEVVVNIYVLIINRESVPTVWRRVYPILAGLAPGVAIGSYLLSSIQPGWIKFFTYLFLLPLILIQAAGIRRPIQSERALGVPFGTGIGFLYSVTTVSGPPLAVFFNNQGFVKKEFRAALGIIRVAESSLTALAYYYLGLYSIESKAILSTIIPSVIIGIPVGAFLIRQMDAETFRRICMSFDVWVVGFGLSRVLIDLQLIVSPFAYGVMLSALVVDGYLLYTFFTRRKPIEIQSENPEITPEVIPSVQGISPVESRWSQKE; this is translated from the coding sequence CTGGGGTATGGTTTTTCTTCAATTACGGTCCCGGTCGCCCTCATTTTTTATACCAATCGCATCCTCAACCCGGCGCTGGTCTTGATCGAAGTGGTCGTCAACATCTACGTCCTCATCATTAATAGAGAAAGCGTTCCGACCGTTTGGCGGCGAGTTTATCCGATTTTGGCCGGTCTGGCGCCCGGCGTGGCGATCGGCAGCTATCTCCTCTCCTCGATTCAACCCGGCTGGATTAAGTTCTTCACCTATCTCTTTCTCCTCCCGCTGATCCTGATTCAGGCGGCGGGAATTCGGAGGCCGATCCAATCGGAGCGGGCCCTCGGCGTTCCATTCGGCACCGGCATCGGGTTCCTCTACTCCGTCACGACCGTCTCCGGCCCTCCCCTCGCCGTCTTTTTTAACAACCAAGGTTTCGTGAAAAAGGAGTTTCGCGCCGCCCTCGGAATTATCCGCGTCGCCGAGTCGAGCCTGACCGCCCTCGCTTATTACTATCTGGGGCTTTATTCGATCGAAAGCAAGGCGATCCTCTCGACCATCATTCCGAGTGTGATCATCGGCATCCCGGTCGGCGCCTTCTTGATTCGACAGATGGACGCGGAAACCTTCCGTCGTATCTGCATGAGCTTCGATGTCTGGGTCGTCGGTTTCGGCCTCTCCCGGGTTTTGATTGATTTGCAACTGATCGTCAGCCCGTTTGCCTACGGCGTAATGCTCTCCGCGCTCGTGGTCGACGGCTATCTTCTCTACACCTTCTTTACCCGGCGCAAACCGATTGAGATCCAATCCGAAAATCCAGAGATAACACCGGAGGTGATCCCTTCGGTTCAGGGCATCTCTCCGGTAGAGAGCCGATGGAGCCAGAAAGAATAA